Genomic DNA from Gossypium hirsutum isolate 1008001.06 chromosome A01, Gossypium_hirsutum_v2.1, whole genome shotgun sequence:
CGAGGGTCTGATCTTCTCTGTTTGCATCTTCAAGAGTGGTAATTTTTTCTTGGTGGGGTTTGAATGAACATAAATTTTTCTGAGTGTCCAATGAAGCTGTTGTGGTGGTGTTGGTGAGGTCAATTGGTGTACAACACAACTCCATGCGTAATTCCTTCTCCTCAATTTCCATCCACTCATTTCCTTCACTTTTTGGAAATCCATGCGTCCAAATGAATTCCTAcgcaatagaaaaaaaaaaagacaaaaagaaagtaattaaagCTGATCATAAACATGCTGAGCTCACAATAAATCCAAAAAATTCAGTCATTTCATAAACAACAGCCCCAACAGAAAGTAAGAAATGCAGCTTTTAGACCTCTCTTTTCCCAACATACTAACAAAtgctttttcatcttttttttttcccttgactttattttgaaaacctttGACCTTTTGATCTAATAATAATTAGCTTCTATAATTATGCCTTGCAGTAAGCAATAATATGGCATGAAACAAACCTCTGAAAATTTTCTAACGTTTGAAGGAGAACCCTTGTTTGTCGGTTTAATTTCGCAGCATCCTACTGGCAACGAAAATACtagtaaaacaaaaagaaatctcGTCACTTCTCTTTCAAAACATTCATGTTTAAATTCTATGTATATAGGTTACCGGATTCCTTCTTTTCCAAGCTTTCGGTATCACATTGTTGTTGTTCTTCTTCAGTCTTGAGTTGACGGCGGCGTTTTTGACGTTCTCTTGCTTTATGGTTTTGGAACCAGTAGAAAACATTCTTCCCTTCGATCTTCCCGAACCTCCGAAGCCGCGTCGCAATTTGTTGGATTTGTGCTGCCGACGGAGTCCGTGTTCCAAGTCGGTAGAGTTCCTCAAGGGTCAGTAACTGCTCCGGCGTTGGATTCCAACGTGAACTCCCTAATGGCTGCTGCTGCTGACTGTTCAATTCTGTCGTATGACTAACCTCATTTGCATTACTTGCTATACCAACAACAAGAAATTATCAATATATTCTGTTTTAACAAGAGATCATTTAAAAGAACAATGGAGAAAAATGAATGacaagtttaaaaaaaagaaataggatTTACCCAAATCACCATGATTCAAAGCTAAAAGGTTGGTGGTGTTAGTAGGGTTAGGATCCAAGGGTGAAGGCTTCGCAATGTTGAATGAATGAGACAAGTTGAGGTCAGTGATATGGGGATATCCCATTTTTGAAGAAGCAACAGGTTATTGAGCTGTGCTGTGAAGTtcgtaaagaaaaaaatattaaaggtgATAAGATTGAGACTCAAATTAAGGTTGctaaaaagtgagagaaaaaagaaagaaaaaaaggaaaaaagagagtAAGCATTGGGTTTAAGAAGGGGATGCTACTTCTCAGTAATAATATCGCTTTGTCTCTCCCTAGCGCTCGTACTCGCATCAGAAGACAATgtgaaaatagaaaaagaaaaagaaaagtaaataaaaagtaAACATTGTTTCTACTTTTAGAAGGGACACCTAGggtttaaaacatttttattatttttacacgCTAAAAGGATGCAGGTTGGAGTGTAATTAAGAGTTTATTATCAAACTATCCAAACCAATCAAATCAATCGGTAAAATTgagaattatttgaattatagatttaatgaaaataaaacatttaaatgatttgtaaattggtatgaattgatttaattggattaaattttgattaaattaatttttaaatttttaaatgatttatttattttgagttaaATGGATTGGTTGAACTAAAAATTAGTGAGTTAATCGATTCGACTATTACTTcgatttaaaaaatattgtttattatctctcaataaattatttaaaatatatttatatccgAACATCTCTTAAATTTCTTGATTAaagatttaaaattattttgaatttagattatatagttttaaaaattaattaattaggttaaTCATTTTGATTTTCCC
This window encodes:
- the LOC107939629 gene encoding WUSCHEL-related homeobox 3, producing MGYPHITDLNLSHSFNIAKPSPLDPNPTNTTNLLALNHGDLASNANEVSHTTELNSQQQQPLGSSRWNPTPEQLLTLEELYRLGTRTPSAAQIQQIATRLRRFGKIEGKNVFYWFQNHKARERQKRRRQLKTEEEQQQCDTESLEKKESVFSLPVGCCEIKPTNKGSPSNVRKFSEEFIWTHGFPKSEGNEWMEIEEKELRMELCCTPIDLTNTTTTASLDTQKNLCSFKPHQEKITTLEDANREDQTLELFPLGSNDGNGINISNKDTQGPIRTISTTPNQYFEFLPLKN